Proteins encoded together in one Microplitis mediator isolate UGA2020A chromosome 7, iyMicMedi2.1, whole genome shotgun sequence window:
- the LOC130671034 gene encoding mucin-2-like: protein MNLYNIIFWTQSYKFTTIYDNIVLEEENSQNWEIKNDLSLPRQLNAIKDVQVENQLSPQTIKLVLERIRIRKESKQKIQANQSGSTESPTDFVHSKQFKTYLQNLSVFSKIVNCNRVFEKIMEQISYDSQTSFESPSSETITDSSIVSTENSTLTTSTTTSPEETTLPMELTNNTTASNSTFARLEKNPATDSTKETTTLLNEELFTTTTENPHSIPINHDTEIITTTTSILLTMSSTLKSVERLVSTTKTPADISMTSDINNLTSDSPMATTESSNNTWMTTKSEDTTTVISLLTPKSPTNVPPILNRDSLGLDSQKVTMTPTDPSGTTHTDSPSPDTDVSTTEPSMDVNTIDNTNNASVNDFTTPTGLDTVVPILSNRTNTDSKHVISTTMTSTDPLGTTHTDSPSPVTEVAITEPSININTIDNTNNATVNHFTTPTGLDTVVPILSNKTHTDSESTFACNRCINNRAINKYEYDR from the exons ATGAATctttacaatattattttctggACACAAAGCTACAAATTTACAACAATCTACGATAATATT GTTTTAGAGGAAGAAAATTCACAAAAttgggaaataaaaaatgatctaTCGTTGCCGAGACAATTGAATGCGATAAAAGATGTTCAAGTTGAAAATCAATTATCTCCACAAACTATAAAGTTGGTATTAGAAAGAATTCGTATTAGAAAGGAATCGAAACAGAAAATT cAAGCAAATCAAAGTGGATCTACGGAGTCACCCACTGATTTTGTTCATAGCAAACAATTTAAGACCTAT TTACAAAACTTGAGTGTATTCAGCAAGATCGTAAATTGTAACAGAGTATTTGAAAAGATAATGGAACAGATATCTTATGATTCGCAAACTTCATTTGAATCACCGTCCTCGGAGACAATAACAGACTCATCAATAGTTTCGACCGAAAATTCTACTCTAACCACTTCAACGACAACATCTCCAGAAGAGACAACATTACCGATGGAATTGACAAACAATACAACAGCTTCTAATTCTACATTCGCGAGATTGGAAAAGAATCCAGCTACAGATTCAACCAAGGAAACAACAACACTTTTGAACGAAGAATTATTTACAACGACGACAGAAAATCCCCATTCAATTCCAATAaatcatgatactgaaataaTTACAACCACTACTTCAATTTTACTGACAATGTCTTCGACTCTTAAATCTGTTGAAAGATTAGTATCGACAACCAAAACTCCTGCTGATATTTCAATGACTagtgatataaataatttgacatCAGATTCGCCAATGGCCACGACAGAATCCTCTAATAATACATGGATGACAACAAAGTCAGAAGATACAACTACAGTAATTTCGTTATTGACACCCAAATCTCCAACGAATGTGCCACCCATTCTGAATAGAGATAGTTTGGGTTTGGATAGTCAAAAGGTGACAATGACTCCAACTGATCCGTCTGGAACGACTCATACCGACAGTCCTTCGCCTGACACTGATGTATCGACAACAGAACCGTCAATGGATGTAAATACGATCGATAACACCAATAATGCTTCCGTAAATGATTTCACCACACCAACTGGCCTTGATACAGTCGTCCCAATACTGTCTAATAGAACCAATACCGATTCTAAGCACGTAATTTCAACGACAATGACTTCAACTGATCCATTGGGAACGACTCATACCGACAGTCCTTCACCTGTCACTGAAGTAGCAATAACAGAGccatcaataaatataaatacgaTCGATAATACTAATAATGCTACAGTAAATCATTTCACAACACCAACTGGCCTTGACACAGTCGTACCAATACTGTCGAATAAAACCCATACTGATTCAGAGTCC ACCTTCGCCTGCAACAGATGTATCAACAACAGAGCCatcaataaatatgaatacgatcgataa
- the LOC130671033 gene encoding mucin-2-like, with product MISTDLTKPVHTDSSLPIDKGSTTEPSMDVNTVENTNHATVNNFTTPTDLGTVVPIMSNTTNTDSKSVISTTMISTDPSKPVQTDSPLPIDKGSTTEPSMDVNTVENTNKATVNNFTTPTDLGTVVPIMSNTTNTDSESVISTTMISTDPTKPVHTDSSLPIGEVSTTKPSMDVNTVENTNHATVNNFTTPTDFGTVIPIMSNTTNTDSESVISSTMISTDPSKPVHTDSSLPIDKGSTTEPSMDVNTVENTNHATVNNFTTPTDLGTVVPIMSNTTNTDSESVISTTMISTDPSKPVQTDSPLPIDKGSTTEPSMNVNTVENTNKATVNNFTTSTDLGTVVPIMSNTTNTDSESVISTTMISTDPSKPVQTDSPLPIDKGSTTEPSMDVNTVENTNHATVNNFTTPTDFGTVIPIMSNTTNTDSESVISSTMISTDPSKPVHTDSSLPIDKGSTTEPSMDVNTVENTNHATVNNFTTPTDLGTVVPIMSNTTNTDSKSVISTTMISTDPSKPVQTDSPLPIDKGSTTEPSMDVNTVENTNKATVNNFTTPTDLGTVVPIMSNTTNTDSESVISTTMISTDPTKPVHTDSSLPIGEVSTTKPSMDVNTVENTNHATVNNFTTPTDFGTVIPIMSNTTNTDSESVISSTMISTDPSKPVHTDSSLPIDKGSTTEPSMDVNTVENTNHATVNNFTTPTDLGTVVPIMSNTTNTDSESVISTTMISTDPSKPVQTDSPLPIDKGSTTEPSMNVNTVENTNKATVNNFTTSTDLGTVVPIMSNTTNTDSESVISTTMISTDPSKPVQTDSPLPIDKGSTTEPSMDVNTVENTNHATVNNFTTPTDFGTVIPIMSNTTNTDSESVISSTMISTDPSKPVHTDSSLPIDKGSTTEPSMDVNTVENTNHATVNNFTTPTDLGTVVPIMSNTTNTDSESVISTTMISTDPSKPVQTDSPLPIDKGSTTEPSMNVNTVENTNKATVNNFTTPTDLGTVVPIISNTTNTDSESVISTTMISTDPSKPVQTDSPLPIGEVSTTEPSMVVNTVENTNNATVNNFTTPTDLGTVVPIMSNTTNTDSESVISTTMISTDPTKPVHTDSSLPIDKGSTTEPLMDVNTVENTNHATVNNFTTPTDLGTVIPIMSNTTNTDSESVISTTMILTDPTKPVHTDSSLPIDKGSTTEPSMDLNTVENTNHATVNNFTTPTDLGTVVPIMSNTTNTDSESVISTTMISTDPTKPVHTDSSLPIDKGSTTEPSMDVNTVENTNKATVNNFTTPTDFGTVVPIMSNTTNTDSESVFSTTMISTDPTKPVHTDSSLPIDKGSTTEPSMDVNTVENTNHATVNNFTTPTDLGTVVPIISNTTNTDSESVISTTMISTDPSKPVQTDSPLPIGEVSTTEPSMDVNTVENTNHATVNNFTTPTDLGTVVPIMSNTTNTDSESVISTTMTSTDPLGTTHTDSPLPATGVSTTEPSMDVNTIDNTNNATVNIVTTPAGPGTVVPILSNETPFDSERVISTTTSSTDLSGMTHVDSLFSATSNSVPLLSNTTLSSTIDPSNDSSPSDESKTSTTTTTTTRTPPHLPPSLINPYNNSTSTFPHVFPSSTSFNPSRNTSIATNPSQAPPSALNPDSLPTTPSSSASATPSSVHSGIHLTFNPLELILFPKPAYPNPTSSQNNPKPNPCMIPNPASSGASTDSLSTNCLPSSGTSPENLSPNSAHNPSNSSSFHPTVVSVLL from the coding sequence ATGATTTCAACTGATCTGACTAAACCGGTTCATACCGACAGTTCTCTACCTATCGATAAAGGATCAACAACAGAACCGTCAATGGATGTGAATACCGTCGAGAACACTAATCATGctacagtaaataatttcacaaccCCAACTGACCTTGGCACTGTCGTTCCAATAATGTCTAATACAACCAATACCGATTCTAAGTCCGTAATTTCAACGACAATGATTTCAACTGATCCGTCTAAACCGGTTCAAACCGACAGTCCTCTACCTATCGATAAAGGATCAACAACAGAACCGTCAATGGATGTGAATACCGTCGAAAACACCAATAAAGctacagtaaataatttcacgACACCAACTGACCTCGGCACTGTCGTTCCAATAATGTCTAATACAACCAATACCGATTCTGAGTCCGTAATTTCAACGACAATGATTTCAACTGATCCGACTAAACCGGTTCATACCGACAGTTCTCTACCTATCGGCGAAGTATCAACAACAAAACCGTCAATGGATGTGAATACCGTCGAGAACACTAATCATGctacagtaaataatttcacgACACCAACTGACTTCGGCACTGTCATTCCAATAATGTCTAATACAACCAATACCGATTCTGAGTCCGTAATTTCTTCGACAATGATTTCAACTGATCCGTCTAAACCGGTTCATACCGACAGTTCTCTACCTATCGATAAAGGATCAACAACAGAACCGTCAATGGATGTGAATACCGTCGAGAACACTAATCATGctacagtaaataatttcacaacaCCAACTGACCTTGGCACTGTCGTTCCAATAATGTCTAATACAACCAATACCGATTCTGAGTCCGTAATTTCAACGACAATGATTTCAACTGATCCGTCTAAACCGGTTCAAACCGACAGTCCTCTGCCTATCGATAAAGGATCAACAACAGAACCGTCAATGAATGTGAATACCGTCGAAAACACCAATAAAGctacagtaaataatttcacaacaTCAACTGACCTTGGCACTGTCGTTCCAATAATGTCTAATACAACCAATACCGATTCTGAGTCCGTAATTTCAACGACAATGATTTCAACTGATCCGTCTAAACCGGTTCAAACCGACAGTCCTCTGCCTATCGATAAAGGATCAACAACAGAACCGTCAATGGATGTGAATACCGTCGAGAACACTAATCATGctacagtaaataatttcacgACACCAACTGACTTCGGCACTGTCATTCCAATAATGTCTAATACAACCAATACCGATTCTGAGTCCGTAATTTCTTCGACAATGATTTCAACTGATCCGTCTAAACCGGTTCATACCGACAGTTCTCTACCTATCGATAAAGGATCAACAACAGAACCGTCAATGGATGTGAATACCGTCGAGAACACTAATCATGctacagtaaataatttcacaaccCCAACTGACCTTGGCACTGTCGTTCCAATAATGTCTAATACAACCAATACCGATTCTAAGTCCGTAATTTCAACGACAATGATTTCAACTGATCCGTCTAAACCGGTTCAAACCGACAGTCCTCTACCTATCGATAAAGGATCAACAACAGAACCGTCAATGGATGTGAATACCGTCGAAAACACCAATAAAGctacagtaaataatttcacgACACCAACTGACCTCGGCACTGTCGTTCCAATAATGTCTAATACAACCAATACCGATTCTGAGTCCGTAATTTCAACGACAATGATTTCAACTGATCCGACTAAACCGGTTCATACCGACAGTTCTCTACCTATCGGCGAAGTATCAACAACAAAACCGTCAATGGATGTGAATACCGTCGAGAACACTAATCATGctacagtaaataatttcacgACACCAACTGACTTCGGCACTGTCATTCCAATAATGTCTAATACAACCAATACCGATTCTGAGTCCGTAATTTCTTCGACAATGATTTCAACTGATCCGTCTAAACCGGTTCATACCGACAGTTCTCTACCTATCGATAAAGGATCAACAACAGAACCGTCAATGGATGTGAATACCGTCGAGAACACTAATCATGctacagtaaataatttcacaacaCCAACTGACCTTGGCACTGTCGTTCCAATAATGTCTAATACAACCAATACCGATTCTGAGTCCGTAATTTCAACGACAATGATTTCAACTGATCCGTCTAAACCGGTTCAAACCGACAGTCCTCTGCCTATCGATAAAGGATCAACAACAGAACCGTCAATGAATGTGAATACCGTCGAAAACACCAATAAAGctacagtaaataatttcacaacaTCAACTGACCTTGGCACTGTCGTTCCAATAATGTCTAATACAACCAATACCGATTCTGAGTCCGTAATTTCAACGACAATGATTTCAACTGATCCGTCTAAACCGGTTCAAACCGACAGTCCTCTGCCTATCGATAAAGGATCAACAACAGAACCGTCAATGGATGTGAATACCGTCGAGAACACTAATCATGctacagtaaataatttcacgACACCAACTGACTTCGGCACTGTCATTCCAATAATGTCTAATACAACCAATACCGATTCTGAGTCCGTAATTTCTTCGACAATGATTTCAACTGATCCGTCTAAACCGGTTCATACCGACAGTTCTCTACCTATCGATAAAGGATCAACAACAGAACCGTCAATGGATGTGAATACCGTCGAGAACACTAATCATGctacagtaaataatttcacaacaCCAACTGACCTTGGCACTGTCGTTCCAATAATGTCTAATACAACCAATACCGATTCTGAGTCCGTAATTTCAACGACAATGATTTCAACTGATCCGTCTAAACCGGTTCAAACCGACAGTCCTCTGCCTATCGATAAAGGATCAACAACAGAACCGTCAATGAATGTGAATACCGTCGAAAACACCAATAAAGctacagtaaataatttcacgACACCAACTGACCTCGGCACTGTCGTTCCAATAATATCTAATACAACCAATACTGATTCTGAGTCCGTAATTTCAACGACAATGATTTCAACTGATCCGTCTAAACCAGTTCAAACCGACAGTCCTCTACCTATCGGTGAAGTATCAACAACAGAACCGTCAATGGTTGTGAATACCGTCGAGAACACCAATAATGctacagtaaataatttcacgACACCAACTGACCTCGGCACTGTCGTTCCAATAATGTCTAATACAACCAATACCGATTCTGAGTCCGTAATTTCAACGACAATGATTTCAACTGATCCGACTAAACCGGTTCATACCGACAGTTCTCTACCTATCGATAAAGGATCAACAACAGAACCGTTAATGGATGTGAATACTGTCGAAAACACTAATCATGctacagtaaataatttcacgACACCAACTGACCTCGGTACTGTCATTCCAATAATGTCTAATACAACCAATACCGATTCTGAGTCCGTAATTTCAACGACAATGATTTTAACTGATCCGACTAAACCGGTTCATACCGACAGTTCTCTACCTATCGATAAAGGATCAACAACAGAACCGTCAATGGATTTGAATACCGTCGAGAACACTAATCATGctacagtaaataatttcacaacaCCAACTGACCTTGGCACTGTCGTTCCAATAATGTCTAATACAACCAATACCGATTCTGAGTCCGTAATTTCAACGACAATGATTTCAACTGATCCGACTAAACCGGTTCATACTGACAGTTCTCTACCTATCGATAAAGGATCAACAACAGAACCGTCAATGGATGTGAATACCGTCGAAAACACCAATAAAGctacagtaaataatttcacgACACCAACTGACTTCGGCACTGTCGTTCCAATAATGTCTAATACAACCAATACCGATTCTGAGTCCGTATTTTCAACGACAATGATTTCAACTGATCCGACTAAACCGGTTCATACCGACAGTTCTCTACCTATCGATAAAGGATCAACAACAGAACCGTCAATGGATGTGAATACCGTCGAGAACACTAATCATGctacagtaaataatttcacgACACCAACTGACCTCGGCACTGTCGTTCCAATAATATCTAATACAACCAATACTGATTCTGAGTCCGTAATTTCAACGACAATGATTTCAACTGATCCGTCTAAACCAGTTCAAACCGACAGTCCTCTACCTATCGGTGAAGTATCAACAACAGAACCGTCAATGGATGTGAATACCGTCGAGAACACTAATCATGctacagtaaataatttcacaacaCCAACTGACCTCGGCACTGTCGTTCCAATAATGTCTAATACAACCAATACTGATTCTGAGTCCGTAATTTCAACGACAATGACTTCAACTGATCCATTGGGAACGACTCATACCGACAGTCCTTTGCCTGCTACTGGTGTATCAACAACAGAACCGTCAATGGATGTGAATACGATCGATAATACCAATAATGCTACAGTAAATATCGTCACCACGCCAGCTGGCCCTGGCACAGTCGTTCCAATACTGTCTAATGAAACCCCTTTCGATTCGGAGCGTGTAATTTCAACAACAACATCTTCAACTGATCTGTCTGGGATGACTCATGTGGATAGTCTTTTTTCAGCAACATCTAATTCTGTGCCTCTTCTCTCTAATACGACATTATCATCAACAATAGACCCTTCCAATGATTCTTCGCCATCTGACGAATCAAAAACTTCTACTACTACAACGACAACAACAAGGACGCCTCCACATTTGCCTCCTTCACTCATAAATCCATATAATAATTCAACCTCTACATTTCCACATGTCTTCCCATCCTCCACTTCCTTCAATCCTTCTCGAAACACTTCTATTGCAACAAACCCTTCACAAGCGCCTCCATCTGCTTTGAACCCAGATTCTCTTCCAACAACTCCATCTTCATCTGCATCAGCAACACCTTCATCCGTTCATTCTGGCATCCATCTTACCTTCAATCCACTTGAGTTAATTCTATTCCCTAAACCCGCATATCCAAACCCTACTTCATCTCAAAACAACCCAAAACCTAATCCTTGCATGATACCGAATCCTGCTTCTTCTGGTGCTTCCACAGACTCTCTATCAACAAATTGCCTGCCATCATCCGGAACATCTCCAGAAAACTTATCACCAAATTCTGCACACAATCCATCAAACAGTTCATCATTTCATCCAACAGTAGTATCTGTTCTTCTCTAA